The Bacillota bacterium genome has a segment encoding these proteins:
- the murQ gene encoding N-acetylmuramic acid 6-phosphate etherase: MDLDKLLTETRSPYVDLDTLSTREILAVINAEDKTVPLAVEAELDNIAAACELILASFQRGGHLYYVGCGTSGRLGVLDASECPPTFGVEPELVTGIIAGGNPALRTGIEGIEDDPVQGKTDLIAAGVTNKDVVVGIAASGRTPYVIGALTHAREIGAKTVAVACTPNSPIAALADVAITPLVGPEVLTGSTRMKAGTAQKMVLNMLTTTTMIRWGKVYSNLMVDVQPTNSKLIQRAYRIISLATGCDLETAKAAFAASHRRPKTAIVMLLAHCDRQEAEELLARADGFVRDAVALSQNQ, translated from the coding sequence ATGGACTTAGATAAGCTCTTAACGGAAACTCGGTCCCCATACGTTGACCTGGACACCCTATCAACTCGAGAAATTCTGGCAGTAATCAACGCTGAGGATAAGACGGTACCCCTGGCGGTGGAGGCGGAACTAGACAACATTGCCGCGGCCTGTGAGTTGATCCTAGCCAGCTTCCAGCGGGGCGGACACCTCTACTATGTTGGCTGTGGCACCAGCGGCCGCCTGGGGGTACTGGACGCGTCGGAATGCCCCCCCACCTTTGGGGTAGAGCCTGAGCTAGTGACTGGGATTATCGCCGGAGGGAACCCTGCCCTACGCACAGGGATTGAGGGAATCGAGGATGATCCAGTCCAGGGAAAGACTGATCTCATCGCTGCGGGAGTCACCAACAAGGACGTAGTCGTTGGCATTGCGGCCAGTGGGCGCACCCCCTATGTCATCGGTGCCTTGACCCATGCTCGAGAGATTGGTGCCAAGACCGTAGCTGTAGCCTGTACTCCCAACAGTCCCATTGCAGCCCTTGCCGATGTGGCCATTACACCACTGGTGGGTCCAGAAGTACTAACGGGCTCTACCCGGATGAAAGCGGGAACGGCCCAGAAAATGGTTTTGAACATGCTGACCACCACCACAATGATTCGCTGGGGCAAGGTTTACAGCAACCTAATGGTGGATGTCCAGCCTACAAATAGCAAACTCATCCAGCGGGCCTACCGCATCATTTCTCTGGCCACCGGCTGCGACCTAGAGACAGCCAAGGCTGCATTTGCCGCTTCGCATCGCCGGCCCAAAACCGCCATCGTGATGCTGCTGGCCCATTGTGATCGCCAGGAAGCCGAGGAACTACTGGCAAGGGCCGATGGTTTTGTCCGGGATGCCGTAGCCCTATCCCAGAACCAGTAA